In the Chitinophagaceae bacterium genome, TGCCTGATTCCGGTTTTATTTTAATAGGATATACACCTGTAATCTTAAATAATGGCAATGAATCCTATCAGGGATATATTGTCAGAACAGATAAAAATGGAGATGTTTTGTGGACTAATGGGTTTAGTGGAGGTATTAAAAGTGAAACCTTTCGTACTATGGTAGTAAAAGATGATAATATTTATATTGTCGGCTCTACTGGTTCTTATGGAGAAGGAGGTACTAGTATATTATTTATTAGTTTTTCACTTGGATCAGGAGCACTCAATTGGTTTACGGTTTATGGTTCTGACACATCTGATGATGTAAGTAAACTCATTACTACTGACGATGGTGGATTTTTGTTTACCGGTGGTTCACAAAGCAGTATGTATATTGTCAAAACTGATTCTCTGGGTTGTGTAGAACCGGGTTGCCATGTAGTGTCAAATGTCCGGGATGACGTTGAAGATGAAGTGCTTGAAGTGCAAATTGCCGTTTATCCTAATCCGGCTTCGCACTTGCTCAACATTGTGCTTTCCGGAAATATGCAGGCAAATAGCTACTTTATAACCATGACAGATATCTTAGGCAGACAAGTTGTTTCAAAAAATGTAGCGTCTTATCTTACTAGTATAGATGTTACAGCTTTGACTTCAGGCATGTATGTAGTAAATGTATTCAAAGATAACGTACACGTTGCCGGTAAGAAGGTGATAGTTAGATAGTTACGATAGAAAAAACCGGGATTTGATTTAAGAGCCAAGAAAAAACATGCTGCTAAGTCCCAAGAGCCCAAGACCCAAGGAAGTAATTGAAAATAAAAAGTTTATAAAGTCTGAAAGGAATAAGGTAACAATTTATGTCAAAATTAAGATGGAAAATGGAAAATGGAAAATGTGGGGGGAGCTCACTCCGGTTGGCATCGCCGCAGCCTGAGCGTTTTGTGTTGAGCGGAGTCGAAACAAGTCGAAGGTAGTACTGAGTAAAAGTCTCCATATTAA is a window encoding:
- a CDS encoding T9SS C-terminal target domain-containing protein, with translation PDSGFILIGYTPVILNNGNESYQGYIVRTDKNGDVLWTNGFSGGIKSETFRTMVVKDDNIYIVGSTGSYGEGGTSILFISFSLGSGALNWFTVYGSDTSDDVSKLITTDDGGFLFTGGSQSSMYIVKTDSLGCVEPGCHVVSNVRDDVEDEVLEVQIAVYPNPASHLLNIVLSGNMQANSYFITMTDILGRQVVSKNVASYLTSIDVTALTSGMYVVNVFKDNVHVAGKKVIVR